DNA from Leptolyngbya iicbica LK:
ATGAGAAGCCTCCCAATGTTGCATCAGCATGGCGACCAACTCGGTTGCATCGGTGTCCATGATGAACTCGCTGGCAGCCTGGGTTGATAAACTGTCTGCCCCTTCACCACAGCTGACCTGACCGCTCAAGAGCGCCTCAGCATCGGTAAAGATGCTGTTGGGGTATAGCCGTCGGTATTCAGTTAAAAAAGCGGATTCTCTTAGGCTGTATTGAGGTGATTGCAGGGTGGCAGTCGCGCCAATGCAGCGATCGCTCAGCCCAATCGTTTGTCCTGGGGGATTGATATAAAAGCACAGGCTACTAACAATCAGCGTTTCAAACATGACTGGAGTCCTCGCTGGGGCTGGGTCTAGTATCTATACCCGCCGACCGCAGCAGTTTGCAGAAAATGACAGACTGCTCTGCTGATAGAGGACAACTTCGCGCAGCTCGCGGTCAATCTGTGCTTATCAGGCGTCATCAGATTGGGCATACCGCTGAGAGCGCCAGCCCGGAATCGTACTTTGCTTGGCGCGGGCCACCACCAGGGAGTCATCGGCGACGTCTTTGGTGACAACGGAACCAGCCCCAACGGTAACATCAGCGCCAAGGGTGACTGGGGCAACCAAGACGCTATTGGAGCCTGTTTTGGTGCGATCGCCAATCACCGTGGGATGCTTTTTCACGCCGTCATAGTTCGCGGTGATGGTACCCGCGCCGACATTGACCTGATTGCCCAAGGTCGCATCACCGAGATATGAGAGGTGAGCCACGTTGACGCGATCGCCCAAGGTCGATTTCTTGATTTCCACAAAGTTTCCAATGCGGCAGTTATCGCCCACCACCGCTTGCCCCCGCAGGTGAGCATAGGGTCCAACTCGCACACCATCCCCCACCTGACTGTCCGACAACGTGGAATAGAGGATCGTGGCGTTGCTGCCGATGACAGAATTTTCGATCAGACTACCGGGGCCAATGCGACAGCCAGAACCGATGACGGTATTGCCCCGCAGGTGGGTTTGCGGCTCAATAATCACGTCCGACTCAATCTGCACCGTAATATCAACGGTGCTGGTATCAGGTTCTAAAAAGGTGACGCCTGCCGCCATCCACTCATCTTTAATGCGGTCTTGCAAAATGCTGTAGGCTTCGGCCAGCTGCTTACGGTTGTTGATGCCCTGAATCTCTTGGGCATCGTCCACATCGACAGCCATGACGGGGGTCATATCTTTGACCACGTCCGTCAGGTAGTACTCCTGTTGATCATTATCGGCTTTGAGTGCGGGCAAAATCTTGGACAGGGCTGACCATTTGAAGCAGTAGACCCCCGCGTTAATGCGGCGGTTTTGGCGTTGGGCTTCGGTGCAGTCGCGATGCTCGATGATTTCGGTTACCACGTCGTCATCATTGCAAAAGACGCGACCATAGCCAGTGGGGTCAAGAAATTGCGCCGTCAACAGCGTCGCTTCATTTTGCCGGGTCTGATGCACCTCCAGCAGTTGGCGCAGGGTCGCCGGACGCAATAGCGGCACATCGCCATTCAGCACGAGTAGGTCGCCCTCAAAGTCTTGCAAGTGGGGCAGCACCTGCTGTACGGCATGGCCCGTGCCCAGCTGCTCGGTCTGCTCAACAAAGGTGACATCGGTCAAATGGGCTAAGGCAGTTCTGACTTGGTCGGCTTCGTAGCCCACGACGACCAGGCGATGGGTCGGATCCACATCGGTAAGACTGTCGAGGACGCATTCCACCAGCGATCGCCCGCCGAGGGGATGCAACACTTTCGGCAATGACGACTTCATCCGTGTGCCTTTGCCTGCTGCCAACACCACTACCGCGAGCTTTCCTGCCATGACCCTTGTCCCTTAGCATGCCAATCTTCGCCACGGAGTATACCGCGCTTTGTCAGGGGTTTGAGCGAGTGATTATTGATTCTCCCCGTGAGGTCGCCCCCCTTGCCGCCGTCCCCCTGGATGCAGGACTTGGTTGCATCAGGACGAATCGAGGCTAAATCGGCCTTCCGCTTGGCAAAGCGCCACAGTGCTTCATCGTTAAGTGGCAAATTTAGGGAATGTTTATGATGAGTGAACCGTGGAAAAGCGTGTGAGTCGGATGCACGGCTTAGGTTACTTTGTTGCTCGGCTGGGTTCTTAACATTGATGTCGCCACCTGTCGCCCATGATCTTGCAGCGCTTCGGCAGCTGATTACAGACACGCTGTATGAGCGTTATTTAGGGCTGATTGCGGGTCGGGTGGGCATGACCCGGCGGCGGGCAGAATGCTTTTTGCGACTGTGGCTGTATCTCTTGGCGAAGGCGGCGTACCAGCAGGGACAAGCCTTACCAGCCCCGCTGGCGCAGCTGACGTTGCCTCCCGGCTGGGTGGAATGTAGCTGTGGCGAGGCGGCGGATGTGTTTTATAGCGATCGCGAGCGGGGCAGCGATCGCGCGGCGGGCATGATGCTCGATAAGTTGGCGGCGTTGGGGCTGATTCGCAAAACCTTTGACGGCAACACCACACAGATTGCCATTGTGGAATTGCCTGAATTGCAAGCGCCTCCGACGGCGATCGCGATCGCCGACATTGAGCCCGACGACTTTGATCCCCGCTGCGACGCCATTCCTATCGCCAATTTATTAGCGCAAAACTACAACTGGCTGAACCGCAACACCGACGCCGTGCCCTACCGCATCGCTAACATCCTGCGCGACTGGGCAGAGCAATATAGTCAAGGATTCCGGGTGTTGCGCCGTTGCGACAACCAAAATCCCCTCGGCTTTTATGCGCTGTATCCCACCCAGCGCGAGTCGGAAATCAAATTTTTTGAGCCGCCAAGTCAGGGGTTGCATTTGAGCCAAGTCGCGAGCGAAGACCCCTTCAAAATGGCGCTGCCGGGCGATCGCCAGTGCCGTTCTGTGTTTGTCCGCAGTTTTGTCATCCATCCCAGCCATCTCAACGACCAACGCAGTCGATTTGTTCAAGATGCGCAGCAAAGACTGGTGGCGATGCAGCAAGATTTTCCTAATTTAATGGATATGTATACTCTAGTGATTCATCCTAGCTATGCTGACTTAGCCGCAGCGTTAGGCTTTCAAGCCACCCATGCCGATCCCAAATTGCCCTTGCAGTGGATGTATCAGGCCGTGGATCGCTTTGTGGCGATGGATGTGTCCACTGCCCTCAAGCAAATCTAACCCGGCGCGTCGGGCGAGCGGGCTGTTTGGCGGGGTAGTGCACAACGGCCTCAAGCGATCGCCCTC
Protein-coding regions in this window:
- the glmU gene encoding bifunctional UDP-N-acetylglucosamine diphosphorylase/glucosamine-1-phosphate N-acetyltransferase GlmU, which encodes MAGKLAVVVLAAGKGTRMKSSLPKVLHPLGGRSLVECVLDSLTDVDPTHRLVVVGYEADQVRTALAHLTDVTFVEQTEQLGTGHAVQQVLPHLQDFEGDLLVLNGDVPLLRPATLRQLLEVHQTRQNEATLLTAQFLDPTGYGRVFCNDDDVVTEIIEHRDCTEAQRQNRRINAGVYCFKWSALSKILPALKADNDQQEYYLTDVVKDMTPVMAVDVDDAQEIQGINNRKQLAEAYSILQDRIKDEWMAAGVTFLEPDTSTVDITVQIESDVIIEPQTHLRGNTVIGSGCRIGPGSLIENSVIGSNATILYSTLSDSQVGDGVRVGPYAHLRGQAVVGDNCRIGNFVEIKKSTLGDRVNVAHLSYLGDATLGNQVNVGAGTITANYDGVKKHPTVIGDRTKTGSNSVLVAPVTLGADVTVGAGSVVTKDVADDSLVVARAKQSTIPGWRSQRYAQSDDA